A single genomic interval of Nocardioides nitrophenolicus harbors:
- a CDS encoding AraC family transcriptional regulator → MAADLLTRHPVVATTELEVAREQVAARYCPHTLALARRDERLDLVHNAVALGEDVVLNYMRYGGEVRITPGRFLDFYLVQIPLRGRARVRSGDRELVADRRTAFVGSPDEPVDMRWTADCAKLVVYVRRGAVEELGVPGLTFDPVLALDRPAARDWMRLLGLCVEQLEVGSDLLRSPVVATSYEQALISGLLALQPNNALTREPAAGPSHAVRTARALIDGDPGRAWRVADLARLSGVSARTLQDAFRRELDTTPLAEVRGARLERARGDLVAADPLSTTVAVVAARWGFFHLGRFAQAYRDRFHELPSQTLAR, encoded by the coding sequence ATGGCCGCCGACCTGCTCACCAGGCATCCGGTGGTGGCGACCACCGAGCTCGAGGTCGCCCGCGAGCAGGTCGCGGCGCGCTACTGCCCGCACACCCTGGCGCTGGCCCGGCGCGACGAGCGCCTGGACCTGGTCCACAACGCCGTCGCGCTCGGCGAGGACGTCGTCCTCAACTACATGCGCTACGGCGGCGAGGTCCGGATCACCCCGGGCCGGTTCCTGGACTTCTACCTCGTGCAGATACCGCTGCGGGGCCGCGCCCGGGTGCGTTCGGGCGACCGTGAGCTCGTCGCCGACCGGCGCACGGCGTTCGTCGGCTCGCCCGACGAGCCGGTCGACATGAGGTGGACCGCCGACTGCGCCAAGCTCGTGGTCTACGTGCGCCGCGGCGCCGTCGAGGAGCTCGGCGTCCCCGGCCTCACCTTCGACCCCGTCCTCGCACTCGACCGCCCGGCGGCCCGCGACTGGATGCGGCTGCTCGGGCTCTGCGTCGAGCAGCTCGAGGTGGGCAGCGACCTGCTCCGCTCCCCCGTCGTCGCGACGAGCTATGAGCAGGCCCTGATCTCGGGCCTGCTCGCGCTCCAGCCCAACAACGCACTCACCCGGGAGCCCGCGGCCGGGCCGAGCCACGCCGTCCGCACCGCTCGGGCGCTGATCGACGGCGACCCCGGCCGCGCCTGGCGGGTCGCCGACCTCGCTCGGCTCAGCGGCGTGTCGGCACGCACCCTCCAGGACGCCTTCCGGCGCGAGCTCGACACCACCCCCCTGGCCGAGGTGCGAGGCGCCCGGCTCGAGCGGGCCCGGGGCGACCTGGTCGCGGCCGACCCGCTGTCGACCACCGTCGCCGTCGTGGCCGCGCGCTGGGGCTTCTTCCACCTCGGACGGTTCGCGCAGGCCTACCGCGACCGCTTTCACGAGCTGCCCTCACAGACACTGGCGCGCTGA